In Halosegnis marinus, one genomic interval encodes:
- the mptA gene encoding GTP cyclohydrolase MptA — translation MSEQLPDVQASRPDVSVGLNRVGVTGVEKLVKIERRDDRPIVLMAEFEAYVDLPKWRKGIDMSRNMEVVDEILEEAVSEPAYRVEDVCGDVAERLLDKHDYTSRAEVRMEAEYVIRERTPASDRQTQATADIIAAATADEDGTREEIGCHVVGMTVCPCSQGMSEARARETLRQLDVEEGVIEEFLDEVPQPGHSQRGHATLTVETAGAPDVELHDLIDIARDSMSARIYNYAKRPDEDYMTYQSHADAKFVEDCVRALAEQSVERLDLPDEAVLTMKQSNDESIHQHNAHAERVAEFGRLREELNGS, via the coding sequence ATGAGCGAACAACTCCCGGACGTACAGGCGAGTCGTCCGGACGTGAGCGTCGGCCTCAACCGGGTCGGCGTCACAGGGGTGGAGAAACTGGTGAAGATAGAGCGGCGCGACGACCGACCCATCGTCCTGATGGCCGAGTTCGAGGCGTACGTGGACCTCCCGAAGTGGCGCAAGGGTATCGACATGTCGCGCAACATGGAGGTCGTGGACGAGATACTGGAGGAGGCCGTCTCCGAGCCGGCCTACCGCGTCGAGGACGTCTGCGGCGACGTGGCCGAGCGCCTGCTCGACAAGCACGACTACACCTCCCGCGCCGAGGTGCGCATGGAGGCCGAGTACGTCATCCGCGAGCGCACGCCCGCCTCCGACCGGCAGACGCAGGCGACGGCGGACATCATCGCCGCCGCCACCGCCGACGAGGACGGCACGCGCGAGGAAATCGGCTGTCACGTCGTCGGGATGACGGTCTGTCCCTGCTCGCAGGGGATGAGCGAGGCTCGCGCCCGCGAGACCCTCCGCCAGCTCGACGTCGAGGAGGGCGTCATCGAGGAGTTCCTCGACGAGGTGCCCCAGCCGGGCCACAGCCAGCGCGGCCACGCCACGCTCACCGTCGAGACGGCGGGCGCGCCGGACGTGGAGCTTCACGACCTCATCGACATCGCGCGCGACTCCATGTCGGCGCGCATCTACAACTACGCGAAGCGGCCCGACGAGGACTACATGACGTACCAGTCGCACGCCGACGCGAAGTTCGTCGAGGACTGCGTCCGCGCGCTCGCCGAGCAGTCCGTCGAGCGGCTGGACCTCCCGGACGAGGCGGTCCTCACGATGAAGCAGTCGAACGACGAGTCCATCCACCAGCACAACGCCCACGCCGAGCGCGTCGCCGAGTTCGGCCGGCTCCGCGAGGAGCTGAACGGGAGCTAG
- a CDS encoding NAD(+)/NADH kinase, with translation MHVGIVAQRDNERAASLAADVGAALDATVSFDTETAGALGVDGVAPTAMTDCDLVVSIGGDGTFLYTARSVGATPVMGVNLGEVGFLNATAPDDAVGAVVETATAIREGTAAYREMAQVAAAGEGVDLPPALNEVAVLGPQRGHGNGLDVEVFVDGDTYSAGRADGVIVATPTGSSAYNLSEGGPLVHPDADALVLTEMCADGAMPPLVVDPDAGIRVRADGPDRVHVVADGRTSETVDPPAEFRLGRADRPVRVAGPDLDFVAALAKLE, from the coding sequence CGCGACCGTGTCGTTCGACACCGAGACGGCCGGCGCGCTCGGCGTCGACGGCGTCGCGCCGACGGCGATGACCGACTGCGACCTCGTCGTCTCCATCGGCGGCGACGGCACGTTCCTCTACACCGCCCGCAGCGTCGGCGCGACGCCCGTGATGGGCGTCAACCTCGGCGAGGTCGGCTTCCTCAACGCGACGGCGCCCGACGACGCCGTCGGGGCGGTCGTCGAGACCGCGACGGCCATCCGCGAGGGGACGGCCGCCTACCGCGAGATGGCGCAGGTGGCGGCGGCCGGCGAGGGGGTCGACCTCCCGCCGGCGCTCAACGAGGTGGCCGTGCTCGGGCCACAGCGGGGCCACGGCAACGGCCTCGACGTCGAGGTGTTCGTGGACGGCGACACGTACTCGGCGGGGCGTGCGGACGGCGTCATCGTCGCCACCCCGACCGGGTCGTCGGCGTACAACCTCTCGGAGGGCGGGCCGCTCGTCCATCCGGACGCCGACGCGCTCGTCCTCACCGAGATGTGCGCCGACGGGGCGATGCCCCCGCTCGTCGTCGACCCCGACGCCGGGATACGGGTCCGCGCCGACGGCCCCGACCGGGTCCACGTCGTCGCCGACGGCCGCACCAGCGAGACCGTCGACCCGCCCGCGGAGTTCCGGTTGGGTCGCGCCGACCGGCCGGTCCGGGTGGCCGGGCCGGACCTCGATTTCGTCGCGGCGCTCGCGAAACTGGAATAG